The following are encoded in a window of Syngnathoides biaculeatus isolate LvHL_M chromosome 3, ASM1980259v1, whole genome shotgun sequence genomic DNA:
- the kars1 gene encoding lysine--tRNA ligase isoform X2, which yields MGSRLLPYAHAQILPSATHQTSMADVTAMDGDKLSKNELKRRLKAEKKAVEKEAKVKEQLQQKNESNNCAASDSTSLDEETLDPNQYYKIRTQAIQELKGTAEDPYPHKYHVDLSLTEFIERYNHLQPGDHLTDVVLNVSGRVHAKRASGAKLLFYDMRGEGTKLQVMANSRNYKSEEDFVAINNKLRRGDIIGVRGNPGKTKKGELSIIPIEMTLLSPCLHMLPHLHFGLKDKETRFRQRYLDLILNDYVRQKFITRAKIITYLRSFLDQLGFLEIETPMMNIIPGGAVARPFVTYHNELDMNLYMRIAPELYHKMLVVGGIDRVYEIGRQFRNEGIDLTHNPEFTTCEFYMAYADYHDLMDVTEKLLSGMVKHITGGYKLTYHPDGPEGQAYEIDFTPPFRRVSMTHDLEKLMGVKFPPSDSYDSDETRKFFDDLCAQKGVECPPPRTTARLLDKLVGDFLEVTCISPTFICDHPQIMSPLAKWHRTEKGLTERFELFVMKKEICNAYTELNDPIRQRELFEQQAKAKAEGDDEAMFIDETFCTALEYGLPPTAGWGMGIDRLTMFLTDSNNIKEVLLFPAMKPDDNKTSVPPEGTSV from the exons ATGGGATCGCGTTTACTTCCTTACGCGCATGCGCAAATCCTTCCGAGCGCAACCCACCAGACCAGCATGGCTGACGTAACAGCGATGGACGGCGATAAACTGAGCAAAAA tgagctgaagaggagactaAAAGCGGAGAAAAAGGCGGTGGAGAAAGAAGCCAAAGTCAAAGAACAACTGCAGCAGAAGAACGAATCCAATAACTGCGCAGCCTCGGACAGCACCTCCTTGGATGAGGAGACGCTCGACCCGAAT CAATACTACAAGATTCGCACCCAGGCTATTCAGGAACTCAAGGGCACCGCCGAGGACCCGTATCCACACAAGTATCACGTGGACTTGTCGCTCACAGAGTTTATCGAGCGGTACAATCATCTACAGCCGGGGGACCACTTAACGGATGTTGTTCTCAATGTGTCAG GCCGCGTCCATGCCAAAAGGGCATCTGGTGCCAAGCTGCTCTTTTATGACATGCGAGGCGAAGGCACCAAGTTGCAAGTTATGGCAAACTCCAG GAACTACAAGTCTGAGGAAGACTTCGTGGCCATCAACAACAAGCTCAGGCGCGGCGACATCATCGGTGTCCGTGGAAACCCCGGGAAGACTAAAAAGGGGGAGCTGTCCATCATTCCCATCGAAATGACGCTGCTTTCGCCTTGTCTCCACATGCTGCCCCACCTCCACTTTGGGCTCAAAGACAAG GAAACACGATTCCGTCAGCGCTACTTGGATCTCATCCTTAACGACTACGTGAGGCAGAAGTTCATCACGCGAGCCAAAATCATCACATACTTGCGCAGCTTCCTGGACCAACTGGGATTTTTAGAA ATTGAGACCCCGATGATGAACATCATTCCCGGTGGAGCAGTGGCCCGTCCATTTGTAACTTACCACAATGAGCTGGACATGAACCTGTACATGAGGATTGCCCCTGAGCTTTACCACAAG ATGCTTGTTGTCGGTGGGATAGATCGAGTGTATGAGATCGGCCGTCAGTTCAGGAATGAAGGCATCGATCTCACGCACAACCCGGAGTTCACCACCTGCGAATTCTACATGGCGTACGCCGACTACCACGACTTGATGGACGTGACGGAAAAACTCCTGTCGG GGATGGTGAAGCACATCACAGGAGGGTACAAGCTAACCTACCACCCTGATGGTCCAGAAGGACAAGCCTACGAGATTGACTTCACGCCGCCGTTTAGAAGAGTGAGCATGACTCACGACCTTGAGAAGCTGATGGGAGTCAAATTTCCTCCCAGCGACAGTTATGACAGTGACG AGACCCGTAAATTCTTTGATGACCTGTGCGCCCAGAAGGGAGTTGAATGTCCTCCCCCCAGAACAACTGCTCGTCTCCTTGACAAG CTTGTGGGAGATTTCCTGGAGGTCACATGCATCAGCCCAACATTCATCTGTGATCACCCTCAGATCATGAGCCCCTTAGCCAAATG GCATCGAACAGAGAAAGGCCTAACGGAGCGCTTCGAGCTCTTTGTGATGAAGAAAGAAATCTGCAACGCCTACACGGAGTTGAATGACCCCATTCGGCAGAGGGAGCTTTTTGAGCAACAAGCCAAG gCCAAGGCCGAGGGTGACGACGAAGCCATGTTCATCGACGAGACCTTCTGCACGGCGCTGGAATACGGTCTGCCACCAACGGCCGGGTGGGGAATGGGCATCGACCGCCTCACCATGTTCCTCACTGACTCCAATAACATCAAG GAGGTTTTGCTCTTCCCAGCCATGAAGCCCGATGACAACAAAACGAGCGTTCCTCCGGAGGGCACCTCTGTGTAA
- the kars1 gene encoding lysine--tRNA ligase isoform X1 codes for MLCLVRAVRQQLCQAFEVRGHWFKHALPCAAAPPAQIYGNRWRGGKSELKRRLKAEKKAVEKEAKVKEQLQQKNESNNCAASDSTSLDEETLDPNQYYKIRTQAIQELKGTAEDPYPHKYHVDLSLTEFIERYNHLQPGDHLTDVVLNVSGRVHAKRASGAKLLFYDMRGEGTKLQVMANSRNYKSEEDFVAINNKLRRGDIIGVRGNPGKTKKGELSIIPIEMTLLSPCLHMLPHLHFGLKDKETRFRQRYLDLILNDYVRQKFITRAKIITYLRSFLDQLGFLEIETPMMNIIPGGAVARPFVTYHNELDMNLYMRIAPELYHKMLVVGGIDRVYEIGRQFRNEGIDLTHNPEFTTCEFYMAYADYHDLMDVTEKLLSGMVKHITGGYKLTYHPDGPEGQAYEIDFTPPFRRVSMTHDLEKLMGVKFPPSDSYDSDETRKFFDDLCAQKGVECPPPRTTARLLDKLVGDFLEVTCISPTFICDHPQIMSPLAKWHRTEKGLTERFELFVMKKEICNAYTELNDPIRQRELFEQQAKAKAEGDDEAMFIDETFCTALEYGLPPTAGWGMGIDRLTMFLTDSNNIKEVLLFPAMKPDDNKTSVPPEGTSV; via the exons ATGCTGTGCCTGGTCAGGGCAGTCAGGCAGCAGCTGTGCCAAGCCTTTGAGGTCAGGGGACACTGGTTTAAACACGCGCTTCCGTGCGCAGCTGCACCGCCTGCCCAAATTTACGGGAACCGTTGGAGAGGTGGCAAAAG tgagctgaagaggagactaAAAGCGGAGAAAAAGGCGGTGGAGAAAGAAGCCAAAGTCAAAGAACAACTGCAGCAGAAGAACGAATCCAATAACTGCGCAGCCTCGGACAGCACCTCCTTGGATGAGGAGACGCTCGACCCGAAT CAATACTACAAGATTCGCACCCAGGCTATTCAGGAACTCAAGGGCACCGCCGAGGACCCGTATCCACACAAGTATCACGTGGACTTGTCGCTCACAGAGTTTATCGAGCGGTACAATCATCTACAGCCGGGGGACCACTTAACGGATGTTGTTCTCAATGTGTCAG GCCGCGTCCATGCCAAAAGGGCATCTGGTGCCAAGCTGCTCTTTTATGACATGCGAGGCGAAGGCACCAAGTTGCAAGTTATGGCAAACTCCAG GAACTACAAGTCTGAGGAAGACTTCGTGGCCATCAACAACAAGCTCAGGCGCGGCGACATCATCGGTGTCCGTGGAAACCCCGGGAAGACTAAAAAGGGGGAGCTGTCCATCATTCCCATCGAAATGACGCTGCTTTCGCCTTGTCTCCACATGCTGCCCCACCTCCACTTTGGGCTCAAAGACAAG GAAACACGATTCCGTCAGCGCTACTTGGATCTCATCCTTAACGACTACGTGAGGCAGAAGTTCATCACGCGAGCCAAAATCATCACATACTTGCGCAGCTTCCTGGACCAACTGGGATTTTTAGAA ATTGAGACCCCGATGATGAACATCATTCCCGGTGGAGCAGTGGCCCGTCCATTTGTAACTTACCACAATGAGCTGGACATGAACCTGTACATGAGGATTGCCCCTGAGCTTTACCACAAG ATGCTTGTTGTCGGTGGGATAGATCGAGTGTATGAGATCGGCCGTCAGTTCAGGAATGAAGGCATCGATCTCACGCACAACCCGGAGTTCACCACCTGCGAATTCTACATGGCGTACGCCGACTACCACGACTTGATGGACGTGACGGAAAAACTCCTGTCGG GGATGGTGAAGCACATCACAGGAGGGTACAAGCTAACCTACCACCCTGATGGTCCAGAAGGACAAGCCTACGAGATTGACTTCACGCCGCCGTTTAGAAGAGTGAGCATGACTCACGACCTTGAGAAGCTGATGGGAGTCAAATTTCCTCCCAGCGACAGTTATGACAGTGACG AGACCCGTAAATTCTTTGATGACCTGTGCGCCCAGAAGGGAGTTGAATGTCCTCCCCCCAGAACAACTGCTCGTCTCCTTGACAAG CTTGTGGGAGATTTCCTGGAGGTCACATGCATCAGCCCAACATTCATCTGTGATCACCCTCAGATCATGAGCCCCTTAGCCAAATG GCATCGAACAGAGAAAGGCCTAACGGAGCGCTTCGAGCTCTTTGTGATGAAGAAAGAAATCTGCAACGCCTACACGGAGTTGAATGACCCCATTCGGCAGAGGGAGCTTTTTGAGCAACAAGCCAAG gCCAAGGCCGAGGGTGACGACGAAGCCATGTTCATCGACGAGACCTTCTGCACGGCGCTGGAATACGGTCTGCCACCAACGGCCGGGTGGGGAATGGGCATCGACCGCCTCACCATGTTCCTCACTGACTCCAATAACATCAAG GAGGTTTTGCTCTTCCCAGCCATGAAGCCCGATGACAACAAAACGAGCGTTCCTCCGGAGGGCACCTCTGTGTAA
- the gcshb gene encoding glycine cleavage system protein H (aminomethyl carrier), b — MAMRAALRCLTANLPSGLPQRSHAGALPATRLLWAARTSSTAADARSEALKFTDKHEWVRVEGDIGTVGISNYAQEALGDVVYCGLPEVGQRLEQMEDFGALESVKAASELYSPLTGEVKEINTELADNPGLVNKACYTDGWLIKMTIERPDELQGLMDQAAYDRFIKSLE; from the exons ATGGCGATGAGAGCGGCGTTGCGGTGCCTCACCGCAAACTTGCCTTCCGGGCTTCCTCAGCGCTCACACGCGGGGGCTCTCCCGGCGACGCGGCTCCTGTGGGCGGCGAGGACGTCGAGCACCGCGGCCGACGCCCGCTccgaag CTTTAAAGTTCACCGATAAGCACGAGTGGGTGCGAGTCGAAGGTGACATCGGCACGGTCGGTATCAGCAATTATGCTCAG gaaGCTTTAGGTGACGTGGTGTACTGCGGACTCCCCGAAGTCGGCCAACGTCTCGAACAAATGG AGGACTTCGGCGCCTTGGAGAGCGTGAAGGCCGCCAGCGAGCTTTACTCGCCGCTGACGGGTGAAGTGAAGGAAATCAACACCGAGCTGGCCGACAATCCCGGACTGGTGAATAAAGCTTGCTATACAGACg ggtGGCTCATCAAGATGACCATCGAAAGGCCGGATGAGCTGCAAGGCCTCATGGATCAAGCTGCTTATGATCGTTTTATCAAATCACTGGAATAG
- the rpl13 gene encoding large ribosomal subunit protein eL13, whose protein sequence is MAPSRNGMILNPHFHKDWQKRVRTWFNQPARKLRRRKARQAKARRIAPRPAAGFLRPQVRCPTIRYHTKVRAGRGFTLEELKAAGFHKKTARTIGISVDPRRRNRSTESLQANVQRLKEYRSKLIIFPYKASAPKKGDSTEEERKMATQLRGPIMPIKTVHKKEKARVITEEEKKFKAFATLRMARAHARLFGIRAKRAKEAAEQDVEKKK, encoded by the exons ATGGCCCCCAGCCGGAATGGAATGATCCTAAACCCCCACTTCCATAAAGACTGGCAGAAAAGAGTCCGCACTTGGTTCAACCAGCCAGCCAGGAAGCTACGCAG GCGGAAGGCTCGCCAAGCGAAGGCACGTCGCATCGCACCCCGTCCTGCTGCCGGGTTTCTGAGACCACAGGTCAGGTGTCCCACCATCAGATACCACACTAAGGTCCGGGCGGGACGAGGTTTCACCCTGGAGGAACTCAAG GCCGCAGGCTTCCACAAGAAGACGGCCCGCACCATCGGAATCTCTGTGGATCCCCGTCGCCGTAACAGGTCTACAGAATCTCTTCAGGCCAACGTGCAGCGCCTCAAGGAGTACCGCTCCAAGCTCATCATCTTCCCCTATAAGGCTTCTGCTCCTAAGAAGGGAGACAGCACT GAGGAGGAGCGGAAGATGGCCACCCAGCTCAGAGGACCAATCATGCCCATCAAAACT GTACACAAGAAGGAGAAGGCCCGAGTTATCACCGAAGAGGAGAAGAAGTTCAAGGCTTTCGCTACCCTGCGCATGGCGCGCGCTCACGCTCGTCTCTTCGGTATCCGTGCCAAGAGAGCTAAAGAGGCTGCTGAGCAGgatgtggaaaagaaaaagtaa